The Miscanthus floridulus cultivar M001 chromosome 17, ASM1932011v1, whole genome shotgun sequence genome has a window encoding:
- the LOC136517755 gene encoding 4-hydroxyphenylacetaldehyde oxime monooxygenase-like: MAVQVIVEGSSSSPQQWQLTVVMAVLAPLLLLLLARKRRAGKSWSSKKGRRVLLHLPPGPPRLPILGNLHQLGALPHQSLRELARRHGPVMLLRLGSVPTLVVTSADAAREVMKARDADCCSRPDTPGGRRLSYDHKDVAFSPYGDYWREMRKLFVVEFLSARRVRAADYAREAEVDKLIGRLSSAGGKAVQLEDHIFGLMDGVIGTVAFGNIYGTEQFAHKKHFHDVLDEAMRAKAGFSAEDYYPNAAGRLVDRLTGAAARRERVFRDLDAFFDTIIDQHLVDPSSRATTPGGHGPDLIDVFVDLMEERRQRRQVDGSLRFTRDHIKGLLSNVFTASVDTSSVTMVWAMAELIRRPAMLRKAQEEVRSVVDGGGRERVHPDDVAKLRYLKAVVKETLRLHPAAPLLLPRETLRQVSICGYDVPAKTRVLVNAWAIGRDPRSWGDRPEEFDPGRFDGDDGVVDFNGTHFELVPFGAGRRMCPGMAMGVATVEFTLANLLYCFDWELPEGVRVEDVSMEEAGGLAVHKKTPLLLVPTRYKC; encoded by the exons ATGGCGGTGCAGGTCATCGTAGAAGGCAGCAGCAGCTCGCCTCAGCAATGGCAGCTCACGGTCGTCATGGCGGTTCTCGCCCCTCTGCTCTTGCTCCTCcttgcaagaaaaagaagagcagGAAAGAGCTGGAGCAGCAAGAAAGGGCGGCGCGTCCTCCTCCACCTGCCGCCGGGCCCGCCGAGGCTGCCGATCCTGGGCAACCTGCACCAGCTGGGCGCGCTGCCGCACCAGAGCCTGCGGGAGCTGGCGCGCCGCCACGGACCCGTCATGCTGCTGCGCCTGGGCAGCGTGCCCACGCTGGTGGTGACGTCGGCGGACGCCGCGCGGGAGGTGATGAAGGCGCGCGACGCCGACTGCTGCAGCCGCCCCGACACGCCGGGGGGCCGGCGCCTGTCGTACGACCACAAGGACGTCGCCTTCAGTCCTTACGGCGACTACTGGCGCGAGATGCGCAAGCTCTTCGTCGTCGAGTTCCTCAGCGCGCGCCGCGTCCGGGCCGCTGATTACGCCAGGGAGGCCGAG GTGGACAAGCTGATCGGCAGGTTGAGCAGCGCCGGCGGCAAGGCGGTGCAGCTGGAGGACCACATCTTCGGGCTCATGGACGGCGTCATCGGCACGGTGGCGTTCGGGAACATCTACGGCACGGAGCAGTTTGCGCACAAGAAGCACTTCCACGACGTGCTGGACGAGGCCATGAGAGCCAAGGCCGGCTTCTCCGCCGAGGACTACTACCCCAACGCCGCCGGCCGCCTCGTGGACCGCCTCACCGGCGCCGCCGCGCGACGCGAGAGGGTGTTCAGGGACCTCGACGCCTTCTTCGACACCATCATCGACCAGCACCTGGTGGACCCGTCCTCCCGCGCCACGACGCCCGGCGGCCACGGCCCCGACCTCATCGACGTCTTCGTCGACCTCATGGAGGAGCGCCGCCAACGGCGACAGGTCGACGGCTCTCTCCGCTTCACTAGGGACCACATCAAAGGGCTGCTCTCG AACGTGTTCACCGCTAGCGTGGACACGAGCTCGGTGACCATGGTGTGGGCGATGGCGGAGCTGATCCGGAGACCGGCGATGCTGAGGAAGGCGCAGGAGGAGGTCCGGTCCGTGGTGGACGGCGGCGGCAGGGAGAGGGTGCACCCCGACGACGTGGCGAAGCTCAGGTACCTGAAGGCGGTGGTGAAGGAGACGCTGCGGCTGCATCCGGCggcgccgctgctgctgccgaggGAGACGCTGCGGCAAGTGAGCATCTGCGGGTACGACGTGCCGGCCAAGACGAGGGTACTGGTCAACGCGTGGGCCATCGGCAGGGATCCCCGCAGCTGGGGGGACAGGCCCGAGGAGTTCGACCCGGGCAGGTTCGACGGGGACGACGGCGTCGTCGACTTCAACGGCACGCACTTCGAGCTCGTCCCCTTCGGCGCCGGCCGCCGGATGTGCCCCGGCATGGCCATGGGCGTGGCCACCGTGGAGTTCACGCTGGCCAACCTGCTCTACTGCTTCGACTGGGAGCTCCCGGAGGGGGTGCGGGTGGAGGACGTGAGCATGGAAGAGGCCGGAGGGCTCGCCGTCCACAAGAAAACGCCTCTCCTGCTTGTCCCGACAAGATACAAGTGTTGA